The Musa acuminata AAA Group cultivar baxijiao chromosome BXJ2-2, Cavendish_Baxijiao_AAA, whole genome shotgun sequence genome has a segment encoding these proteins:
- the LOC135605923 gene encoding phosphatidylinositol 4-phosphate 5-kinase 2-like, producing MERKLVLSEQEPSYLDFTSTSSLLLWCSIDSEGTHTEFQWTDYSAAVFRNLQEFDEINFDDYSDSMRRRETLKLLFSNKKNVTSLRLPHDDRFILKIISKSQMKVFLEMLPKYYQHVKSYMNTLIANFYGIHVVKPRGGQKVRFIVTRNVLQSDSRIHKHFVIRGSPHSYHVNKAGDEEDLNMTFHLHTSHRNKILMQLKHDCNFLEEAGITHYSLLLGMHICSTPFEAALQVRHSPRYSTGSADCSESSDGPESEHGDADQDLSSDDDTTSSCSTETEDRLGVKMAARAVGFRKRESNVVSTHTAGTVQPNNVNLFFGITDILQHYSVRKHIEHVLKSLQTDHPSVSGVNPKGYSTHFQECVSKIFPENDFDINML from the exons ATGGAGCGAAAACTGGTGCTTTCAGAGCAGGAACCTTCATATCTTGATTTCACTTCCACTTCATCTCTTTTGCTATGGTGCTCTATTGATTCTGAAGGCACACATACTGAGTTTCAGTGGACTGATTATAGTGCTGCAGTTTTCAG GAATCTTCAAGAGTTtgatgaaattaattttgatgactaTTCGGATTCAATGCGTCGTCGTGAAACCTTAAAGCTTCTTTTTTCAAATAAAAAGAATGTCACTTCTCTCCGTTTACCCCATGATGATAGGTTCATCTTGAAGATCATAAGCAAATCACAAATGAAG GTCTTCTTGGAAATGCTACCAAAATATTATCAACATGTGAAGTCATACATGAACACTTTAATTGCAAACTTCTATGGGATTCATGTTGTGAAGCCACGTGGTGGACAAAAG GTTCGCTTTATAGTAACCAGAAACGTTCTTCAGTCAGATTCAAGAATTCACAAGCATTTTGTTATCAGAGGTTCACCACATAGCTACCATGTGAACAAAGCTGGAGATGAGGAAGATCTGAACATGACTTTCCATCTACATACATCTCATCGGAATAAAATTCTGAT GCAATTAAAGCATGACTGCAATTTTTTGGAAGAAGCAGGCATCACACATTACTCTCTTTTGCTGGGAATGCATATTTGTTCAACACCTTTTGAAGCTGCTCTTCAAGTTCGCCACTCTCCGCGATATTCAACAG GTTCAGCTGATTGCAGTGAGAGTTCAGATGGACCTGAATCGGAGCATGGTGATGCAGATCAAGATTTGTCATCTGATGATGATACAACATCATCCTGCTCTACAGA AACTGAAGATAGACTTGGTGTCAAGATGGCAGCCCGGGCAGTTGGCTTCCGGAAAAGGGAAAGCAATGTGGTATCAACTCATACGGCAGGGACAGTGCAACCCAACAATGTGAACCTATTCTTTGGGATAACTGATATTCTTCAACATTACAGCGTGCGTAAGCACATAGAACACGTTTTGAAGTCTCTGCAAACGGACCATCCATCAGTCTCAGGAGTAAATCCCAAAGGGTATTCGACTCATTTTCAGGAATGCGTCTCCAAAATATTTccagaaaatgattttgatatcaaCATGCTATAG
- the LOC103975469 gene encoding large ribosomal subunit protein eL37z, giving the protein MGKGTGSFGKRRNKTHTLCIRCGRRSFHLQKSRCGACGYPSSRIRKYNWSVKAIRRKTTGTGRMRYLRHVPRRFKSNFREGTQAAPRKKAVTAA; this is encoded by the exons ATG GGGAAGGGAACCGGGAGCTTCGGCAAGCGGCGGAACAAGACCCACACCCTCTGCATCCGTTGCGGCCGCCGCAGCTTTCACCTTCAGAAGAGCCGCTGCGGAGCCTGTGGCTATCCTTCCAGCCGGATCCGCAAAT ATAATTGGAGTGTGAAGGCGATCCGGAGGAAGACGACGGGAACTGGGAGGATGAGGTACCTCCGCCATGTCCCACGCCGCTTCAAGAGCAACTTCCGCGAAG GTACTCAAGCGGCTCCCAGGAAGAAGGCAGTGACTGCAGCGTAG
- the LOC135605924 gene encoding serine/threonine-protein phosphatase PP1: protein MPMDAAVLDDIIRRLLEVKGGRTVKNAQLTDADIRQLCGASKEIFVSQPNLLELEAPIKICGDIHGQYTDLLRLFEYGGYPPEANYLFLGDYVDRGKQSIETICLLLAYKIKYPENFFLLRGNHECASINRIYGFYDECKRRYNVRLWKVFTDCFNCLPVAALVDDKILCMHGGLSPELNSLDQIRNIARPIDVPDQGLLCDLLWSDPDKDIEGWGENDRGVSYTFGPDIVAEFLQKHDLDLVCRAHQVVEDGYEFFAKRQLVTIFSAPNYCGEFDNAGAMMSVDDTLTCSFQILKPADKKKGFGNNLLKPGTPPRKGGKG from the exons ATGCCGATGGATGCGGCAGTGCTGGATGACATCATACGGCGGCTTTTGGAGGTCAAGGGCGGTCGGACTGTCAAGAACGCGCAGCTGACGGACGCAGATATCCGGCAGCTCTGTGGTGCGTCGAAGGAGATCTTTGTCAGCCAGCCCAATCTGCTGGAGCTTGAGGCGCCCATCAAGATATGCG GAGATATTCATGGCCAATATACTGATCTTCTACGGCTTTTTGAATATGGTGGGTACCCACCTGAAGCAAATTATTTGTTCCTTGGGGACTATGTTGATCGTGGTAAGCAGAGCATAGAAACCATATGTCTACTCCTTGCATACAAGATTAAGTACCCAGAGAACTTCTTCCTTCTAAGGGGTAATCATGAATGTGCTTCGATTAATCGTATATATGGGTTTTATGATGAGTGCAAGAGAAGATATAATGTTCGTTTGTGGAAGGTTTTTACGGATTGTTTCAACTGCCTTCCGGTTGCTGCACTTGTTGATGACAAAATATTATGTATGCATGGGGGTCTATCTCCTGAATTAAATAGTTTGGACCAGATCCGAAATATTGCTCGTCCAATAGATGTTCCAGACCAAGGTCTTCTTTGTGATTTGTTATGGTCAGACCCTGACAAAGATATTGAGGGATGGGGAGAAAACGATAGAGGCGTCTCTTATACTTTTGGGCCTGACATAGTAGCTGAGTTTCTTCAGAAGCATGATCTAGATCTCGTCTGTCGAGCTCACCAG GTTGTGGAAGATGGTTATGAATTCTTTGCAAAGCGGCAGCTGGTGACGATATTCTCTGCCCCAAACTATTGTGGGGAATTCGATAATGCTGGTGCTATGATGAGCGTAGATGACACTCTGACATGTTCATTTCAAATTCTTAAACCAGCCGACAAGAAAAAGGGGTTTGGGAATAATCTGTTAAAACCAGGAACACCTCCCAGAAAG GGAGGGAAAGGTTGA
- the LOC103975470 gene encoding sulfite exporter TauE/SafE family protein 3, with translation MEPKWRSGRLWSAVLVAVAAAAAVAADRGLRPEAVAAEAVEAEEVGLSDYLLKVVDFLWQSDGSSYQHVWPDMKFGWEIVVGSIIGFLGSAFGSVGGVGGGGIYVPMLTLIIGFDAKSSTAISKCMIMGAAGSTVWYNMKMRHPTLDMPIIDYDLALLFQPMLMLGISIGVIFNVVFADWMVTILLIILFIGTSTKAFLKGVETWKKETIMKKEAAMLKESNGREEVEYSALPSGPGSTSTKEKAALRREVPVLENVYWKELGLLCFVWVSFLILQVLKQNYTSTCTTWYWILNFLQIPVSLGVSGYEAVSLYRGKRVISSKGDEGTNFTVLQLVFYCSIGVLAGVVGGLLGLGGGFILGPVFLELGVPPQVSSATATFAMTFSSSMSVVEYYLLKRFPIPYALYFIAVALVAAFVGQYVVKKLIDILGRASLIIFILAFTIFVSAVSLGGVGISNMVQKIQHHGYMGFENLCKYEV, from the exons ATGGAGCCCAAGTGGCGAAGCGGACGGCTGTGGTCGGCGGTGCTGGTCGCGGTAGCTGCGgccgcggcggtggcggcggacCGTGGACTGAGGCCTGAGGCGGTGGCAGCTGAAGCTGTTGAAGCGGAGGAGGTCGGGCTGTCCGATTACCTGCTGAAGGTGGTGGATTTCCTGTGGCAGTCGGATGGATCCTCCTACCAACACGTTTGGCCG GACATGAAATTTGGGTGGGAAATCGTCGTCGGATCCATCATCGGGTTCTTGGGGTCAGCTTTCGGGAGCGTCGGTGGTGTCGGCGGGGGTGGGATTTATGTTCCCATGCTGACGCTGATCATTGGTTTCGACGCCAAGTCCTCCACTGCTATATCCAAAT GTATGATCATGGGTGCGGCAGGATCCACGGTTTGGTACAACATGAAGATGAGGCATCCGACCCTGGACATGCCCATCATCGACTACGATCTGGCTTTGCTTTTCCAGCCAATGCTCATGCTGGGGATCAGCATCGGAGTCATCTTCAACGTCGTCTTCGCCGATTGGATGGTCACCATTCTTCTCATCATCCTCTTCATAG GTACGTCAACCAAGGCGTTCTTGAAGGGTGTTGAGACATGGAAGAAGGAGACCATAATGAAGAAG GAGGCGGCGATGCTCAAAGAATCGAATG GAAGGGAAGAAGTAGAATACAGCGCTCTTCCTTCTGGCCCTGGGAGTACGAGTACAAAGGAGAAGGCAGCCCTACGACGAGAG GTCCCGGTCTTGGAGAATGTCTACTGGAAGGAGCTTGGCCTTCTTTGCTTCGTGTGGGTGTCTTTCCTCATCCTGCAGGTTCTGAAG CAAAACTACACATCGACCTGTACTACGTGGTATTGGATTCTGAACTTTCTTCAG ATCCCGGTATCACTGGGAGTGTCAGGATATGAAGCAGTTAGCTTGTACAGAGGAAAGAGAGTAATCTCATCAAAGGGAGACGAAGGAACAAATTTCACAGTTCTTCAGCTCGTTTTCTACTGCTCAATTGGTGTCCTTGCTGGTGTTGTTGGTGGATTGCTTGGCCTCGGTGGAGGTTTCATTTTGGGCCCTGTTTTCTTGGAGCTTGGCGTTCCTCCCCAG GTCTCGAGTGCCACTGCAACTTTCGCGATGACATTCTCTTCATCCATGTCCGTGGTGGAGTATTACCTTTTGAAGCGATTCCCCATCCCATATG CACTGTATTTTATTGCTGTGGCATTAGTTGCTGCCTTCGTAGGCCAGTATGTGGTCAAGAAGCTGATTGATATACTGGGAAGAGCTTCTCTCATCATCTTCATTCTTGCTTTCACAATCTTTGTCAGTGCTGTCTCTCTGG GTGGAGTTGGCATTTCGAACATGGTTCAAAAGATCCAGCACCACGGCTACATGGGATTCGAGAATCTCTGCAAATATGAGGTGTAG